The genomic DNA GCGTTTTACCGTGAAGTTCGGTGCCTTCCCATTTCGATTTTTCCCAGCGGCCTTCACGCAGCGCCGCAGCGGCTTGAGGAATGTTTCTCGCCTGGGCCAAGAGCATGGCCACGGTGTGTTCAGCCGTCGAGAGACTGTTTGAGCCCGGGGCGTTGGCCACCATTACGCCTTGGGTCGTGGCAGCCGCCACATCGACGTTGTCGACCCCGAGTCCGGCCCGACCAACAACCACTAGGTCACGTCCGGCGGCCAGCACCTCGGCGGTGACTTGTGTGGCGGAGCGGATAATTAGGGCGCTTGCACCAGAAACCAGCGAAAGTAGCTCGTCAGAGGATTTGTTCAGTTGAACGTCTACGTCGTGCCCGGCCTGACGGAGCAGGTCGAGGCCACCTTCGGCAATAGTTTCGGTTACAAGGATACGAGCCATATGGCAATCATGGAGCGAGTTTGGCTCGCACAACAAACAGATGTGACCAAAAACTCGCTTTAGACGCCCAGAATGGCGACCGGTTCAAGTTCTCCATCGGGCACGAAACCCAACATCTGTCCGTAAAACCACAGTTCTGCTTCGAGGGCGCGTTTGATGTTGGCGCTTTGGCGGAACCCGTGCTGCTCGCCTTCAAAGGGAACGTAGGCCACCGGCACGCCACGATCAGCCAAAGCCTTCACGATCATCTCGGCTTGGTTAGGCGGCACGATTTCGTCTTCAAGACCCTGGAACACAATCAGCGGACGATCAAAGCCTTCTAGATGATTAATTGGCGAGCGCCGGGCATAAACTTCGCTGGCCTCGGGATATGGCCCGACTAACCCATCGAGATAGCGCGATTCGAATTTGTGCGTATCGGTGGCCAGAGCCGCCAAGTCGGCCACACCGTAATGGCTAGCACCGGCCGCAAAGGTGTCGGTGAAAGCCAAGGCCGCCAAGGTGGTGAAGCCACCGGCCGAACCGCCCCGGATCACCAGCCGAGCTGGGTCGACCCGATCGTTGGCCACCAGATATAGAGCGGCGGCTACGCAGTCTTCAACATCAACGACGCCCCAGTTAAGGTTGAGAAGCTGTCGAAATTGGCGGCCGTAGCCAGTGGAGCCGCCGTAGTTCACATCGACCACACCAAAACCACGAGATGTCCAGTATTGGGTGGCTAGTGAAAGCTGGGGCCGTGCCGCGGAGGTTGGTCCACCGTGGATCATGACCATCAACGGAGGCCGCTCTCCAGCGGGCGCGCTTTGGGTGGGATTGGTGGGTGGGTAGTAAAGCCCGTGGGCCACCCGACCATCCGAGGGGAACGAGATCGGCTCGGGCTTGCTGATCCATTCTTTGGGCAATCCAAGGTCACGCGGTTCACGAATAACCTCGATGTTGGCATCGAGCCCCTCGAAGCTGATCCGCACTACGGCTGGCTCGGTGGTCGGGGAAGCTGCGATCGCGATCAGGTTGCCGCTGTGGTCGAGACGCAGCGATGACCACGACGTGTAGGGCGTATCAATTTCGGTGATAGTTCCATCGCTGATAGCTACCAACCGATCAAAACCATCGTTGGCAAGAGCCGCGAAAACCAGGTTTCGCTTCGAGCTAAACACATAGCGTGACTGACCAAACACCCAGGGTGGCGTGGCAATCTCACCGGGCGTGGTGGCCATTGGATACAGATCGCCATTGAGCAGACCAACCTTGTAAAGGTTCCACCAGTTCGAACGGTCAGAAACCACGTAGAGGTCGCCAGTGCGTGACCACTCGGGCTGTATCAACGCTTCGTCGGCACCGCCAACAAGCTTTCGGGAACCGACCAGGGTAATGGCCGCGGTCTCTACCTGACCGTTGTCTTCTTGGGCGCGTAGTTCTTCTACCGTGAGTGGCAGCACATCTTCATGGGTGCCCACCAGCTCATAAGCAGCGCCATTCATTTGCAGCTCGGCGCTCCATAGCTCGGTGCCGTCCCATGGCATTTGGGGATGGTTCCAACTCAACCAGACCAAACGGCTGCCGGTGGGGTCAACACGGGGGCTAGAAACAAAATCGGCGCCGCTGACGAGCACCGTGGCAACGGTCGGCCCGTGGGCCCAAGCCGGAATGGCCACAATCTCGTTACGTGGTGTGGCCAGCACTTTCCCATCAGGTTCCACATGGGTTTCTCGAACACAGATTACCCAGCGTCCATCGGGAGTGAGGGTGCCATCGGCATAGCGACGACCGTGATGCCCGGCCGGAGTGCGGCTAATTTGTACCGCCTCTTCATCGCCGAGTGTGTAGCGGTATAGGGCTTGATCCTCCCAGTTAGTGAACCAGACCGTGTCGTCTTTGGTCCACCATGCACCCCCGCCGTACTCGTGCACCCGAGTACGGACAGACGGCTTTGACGGTATCGGTTCGGCAATTTCACCACTGCCAGCATTCCAGCGAACGAGCGCTACTCGACCACCTTCTTCGGGTCGGCTTTCGCTCCACCAAATCGAGCCGTCGGTTCGGTCCACTTGCACATCAGAGAGGCCAGCAGCGGCGGCCACGACTAAATCTGAAGTGATGGGGGTGGGCCAGGAACCGTACGGTGCTTCGCTAGAAGCTGGGCTAGGAAACTGCATAAGGCCATTTACCTCTTAAGAGACAACATTCATGACAAGAAATCTACGATGCGAGACACTCCCTCACCCAGATCATCGTCGCCAAGTGCAAACGACAATCGAGCGTACCCAGGAGCCGCAAATGCTTCTCCTGGAACAATGGCAACCTTGGCTTTCTCCAACAGCACATCAGCAAGCTCTAGCGTGGTGTTAACTTGCTGACCGCTAAAGGTTCGGCCAAGTAGCGCCTCGAATGAAGGGAAAGCGTAGAACGCTCCTTGGGGCTCTAGCACATCCACGCCGGAAAGGCCGCGCAACATTTGGGTCATTAGCTTGCCTCGGCGCTCGAAGGCTTCCCGCATTTGCGCCACCGCATCGAGGGGACCAGAAACAGCTGCTAAGGCCGCCATTTGGCTCACGTTGGCCACGTTGGAAGTCTGGTGAGATTGCAGGTTAATGGCGGCGTTTGCAACGTCAGAAGGGGCGATCATCCAGCCCACTCGCCAACCGGTCATGGCGTAGGTCTTGGCCACACCGTTTAGCACAATGGCACGATCAGCTAGTTCGGGAACGAGCTTCACAATCGACGCAAACTTGTGCTCACCGAAGGTCAGGTGTTCATAGATCTCATCGGTGATTACCCAAATGCCAGCTTCGGCCGCCCAGCGTCCAATGGCGGCTATCTCTTCGGGCGGATAAACCGCTCCGGTGGGGTTCGACGGCGACACGAAAACTAGCGCCTTGGTACGCGGGGTGCGGGCCGCTTCCAGTTGCTCAATGGTGACCCTAAACCCGCTGGCAGCGTTGGTTGGAATTACAACCGACACGCCCCCACACAGCGCAATGGGCTCGGGATAGGTGGTCCAAAAAGGTGCTGGCAACAGCACTTCGTCGCCGGGGTCAAGCAAGGTCATGAAGGCGTTAAAGACGGCGTGTTTGCCACCATTGGTGACCACCACTTGTGAAGGGCTGACCTCATAACCCGAATCGCGATGAGTTTTTTCGGCTATCGCTTCTCGAAGCTCGGGCAAGCCAGCGGCTGGTGTATAACGGTGCATAGCGGGATTGGCACACGCTTTGGCGGCTGCTTCGACAATGTAGTCAGGCGTAGAAAAATCGGGCTCACCGGCACCAAAGCCGATAACGGCTTCACCAGCAGCTTTCAAGGCCTTGGCTTTAGCGTCTACAGCCAGTGTTGCAGAGGGGGCTATGGCGGCCACACGGGCCGAAATACGCTGGGGTGACATTCTCGATTAGCTCCTAGTAGTGATCGCCCGCAATAGTTACACGCGTGAGCGCAAACGACCCCACCATTACAATTCCCGATTCTCTGCTTCCAAGCGACGGCCGTTTTGGAGTCGGTCCATCACTTGTACGAACTGAGGCGGTATCCGCACTGGCAGAGGCGGCACCCCACTATCTTGGCACGTCACACCGACAATCCACAGTACGCGACATGGTTGGTTTGCTTCGACGTGGCCTAGCCGAGCTTTTTGCCCTGCCTGAGGGCTATGAAGTCATCTTAGGCAACGGCGGAACGACGGCATTTTGGGACGCTGCTCTGTTTGGTTTGATTCGAAATCGTAGTCAGCATCTCAGTTTCGGCGAGTTCTCGTCGAAGTTCGCGGCCGGGGCGAAAGCGGCACCCTTTTTAGAAGATCCGTCCATCATTTCAGCTGAAGTTGGCAGCCACCCTGAAGCTGTCACCGAAGAAGGCATCGATCTGTACGCTTTCACCCAGAACGAAACTTCAACCGGTGTCATGATGCCCCTAGTGCGCCCCGCTGGCACCGATGCTTTAGTAGCGGTAGATGCCAC from Acidimicrobiia bacterium includes the following:
- a CDS encoding prolyl oligopeptidase family serine peptidase codes for the protein MQFPSPASSEAPYGSWPTPITSDLVVAAAAGLSDVQVDRTDGSIWWSESRPEEGGRVALVRWNAGSGEIAEPIPSKPSVRTRVHEYGGGAWWTKDDTVWFTNWEDQALYRYTLGDEEAVQISRTPAGHHGRRYADGTLTPDGRWVICVRETHVEPDGKVLATPRNEIVAIPAWAHGPTVATVLVSGADFVSSPRVDPTGSRLVWLSWNHPQMPWDGTELWSAELQMNGAAYELVGTHEDVLPLTVEELRAQEDNGQVETAAITLVGSRKLVGGADEALIQPEWSRTGDLYVVSDRSNWWNLYKVGLLNGDLYPMATTPGEIATPPWVFGQSRYVFSSKRNLVFAALANDGFDRLVAISDGTITEIDTPYTSWSSLRLDHSGNLIAIAASPTTEPAVVRISFEGLDANIEVIREPRDLGLPKEWISKPEPISFPSDGRVAHGLYYPPTNPTQSAPAGERPPLMVMIHGGPTSAARPQLSLATQYWTSRGFGVVDVNYGGSTGYGRQFRQLLNLNWGVVDVEDCVAAALYLVANDRVDPARLVIRGGSAGGFTTLAALAFTDTFAAGASHYGVADLAALATDTHKFESRYLDGLVGPYPEASEVYARRSPINHLEGFDRPLIVFQGLEDEIVPPNQAEMIVKALADRGVPVAYVPFEGEQHGFRQSANIKRALEAELWFYGQMLGFVPDGELEPVAILGV
- a CDS encoding pyridoxal phosphate-dependent aminotransferase — its product is MSPQRISARVAAIAPSATLAVDAKAKALKAAGEAVIGFGAGEPDFSTPDYIVEAAAKACANPAMHRYTPAAGLPELREAIAEKTHRDSGYEVSPSQVVVTNGGKHAVFNAFMTLLDPGDEVLLPAPFWTTYPEPIALCGGVSVVIPTNAASGFRVTIEQLEAARTPRTKALVFVSPSNPTGAVYPPEEIAAIGRWAAEAGIWVITDEIYEHLTFGEHKFASIVKLVPELADRAIVLNGVAKTYAMTGWRVGWMIAPSDVANAAINLQSHQTSNVANVSQMAALAAVSGPLDAVAQMREAFERRGKLMTQMLRGLSGVDVLEPQGAFYAFPSFEALLGRTFSGQQVNTTLELADVLLEKAKVAIVPGEAFAAPGYARLSFALGDDDLGEGVSRIVDFLS